A genome region from Schlesneria paludicola DSM 18645 includes the following:
- a CDS encoding TadE/TadG family type IV pilus assembly protein, translating to MYQRTPVGGPNRRGAAAVEMALVTPFFVMLVFGIIEFGRAMMVCNLITNAAREGTRAAVLDGSTNAAVTQSVQTFLVGALGVSASDISVAIAVTPATGNPSPGNVIANCLPRDSITVTVQVPYNRVALIPGNYLQSKQLIGQNTMRHE from the coding sequence ATGTACCAACGAACCCCCGTCGGAGGACCGAACCGTCGTGGCGCGGCCGCCGTTGAAATGGCGCTTGTGACTCCGTTTTTTGTGATGCTCGTCTTTGGCATCATCGAGTTCGGGCGTGCCATGATGGTATGCAACTTGATTACCAATGCGGCGCGAGAAGGCACGCGGGCGGCGGTCTTAGATGGATCGACCAATGCCGCCGTCACTCAGTCCGTTCAGACGTTCCTCGTGGGGGCTCTCGGCGTCTCTGCTTCAGACATCAGCGTTGCAATTGCCGTCACGCCCGCGACCGGAAATCCGAGTCCGGGGAATGTCATCGCAAATTGTTTGCCGCGTGATTCCATCACCGTCACGGTTCAAGTTCCCTACAATCGGGTCGCGCTGATTCCAGGGAATTACTTGCAGAGCAAACAGTTGATTGGCCAGAACACGATGCGGCACGAATGA